The DNA sequence GAGACGAGTTTACTGTGTTTTTTTGTCAGTATGACAGAGGACAAAATTCAAGTAGAGTTTGAAGCAGGGGCGGTGTAAACAACAGGCGAAGTGGGGCGCAAGAAAGGTTCAGAGGTTCAGGGGGTAAAATCACCAGACATACTTGTCAATCTTGGTCAGGGTTTCGCATCTCACTCCGCAGCCGCACTCCCAGTAGGTTTGCCAGTCGGTAAAGTAGATTGTCCTTCGGGCCAAGGCGCGTTCTTGCAGGACCCAACCCCTCTTGCTCAAGGGCCCATTCAGCACGTGCTCCGCAAAGTTGTCAATAAACCGGCAGACGTACAGACTGCCCTTCTGGGTGTAACTACTGGACTCGCCACGTAGTTGAAGGAATTGCCTTTCCTTTCTGGTTCTGAGAAACCCATCCCTTTGCCCTCGTGCGCTACTTGCGGCAATGACACAGTAGGCTGCGCTGAAGACATCTTCCATTCTCTTGGCTTCCTTCTCAAAGTCGCCGTCGGGCCCTTGGATGATACATATGGAGTCTATCCACAAATACCGAACACCTAGAGCACGAGTGGCGGCTATTGCGTCACGGAAGGTGTCAGGGAAGTTGGGGCTCCGCACAGGAATAGCTGCTTTGTGTTGAGCAAGGTTGTGAGGAAAAGTACAAAACGAATGGCCTTGGCCCCAAGGATGCGAGAGAGCAATGTATTTGACAGTCTccgtggttgttgtttggatGAGACGCACGACGGGAGCGTCAGGGCTGCCAAGATCAATAAGtctggtgggaggtgggtatTTCTTTACTGGATCGCATCCTCGGTGGTTCTCGTCACAGTCGTTGAGCCATTCTGTCAGAAAGGCAAAGTGGGTCGTCGAAGCAGGCGCTGGAAGGCTGGGAAACCCAATCTGAATGTGATTGGAGTTTGGCGCCATGAAATCTTTTCCTCGTTAGTACCTAATACAGGTTCACCGGGGAATAGAATTGGCGAGCACTGACCAGGGCTTCGGCAGATTGACAAGACCGGAATGGGATTCTCGTTAAGCTTGAGCATTGACTGCTCGCGGTCGAAGCGGACTGTCTGTACCAGGCCCCGGTTGATATGGTGGCATGCCTCGTACCTCAACTTGCAGAAATCACACAGGGCACGCTTGACATCGAGCTCTGCCAGAGTGTCTGTAATGTGAAATTGAGGCACGCAGAGATCGTACGCGGCACAGGTTCCACAGAGGCGAGCTTGCGCGAGCTTCACTGGGTAGATGTCTGGAACACTCAGCGCTGAAACAAGCTGCCGGGCGAACTTGTTGTCGACGGGATATTCGGTTCTGTCAAGCTTTAGATGATGTTAGACATCAGGATGACAAGAATATCAAGGTAATACCAGCTGAAAGAGGATGTTTTACCTACCTTTGACTTTTTTTCTCTGGTTAACTTATCGCCGCAGGGATTTCAATCTCAGAAGTCGCTTACGGCCTGAGATGGTTAGCCTTCAACATTCCGCAGATGGGGAAGATTCCTTACGTTCTGCTTATCAAGTGTCAGTGCCGGAATCATCTCTACCACAATTAAGGATCGTAGAATGCACTTACACGCTACAAGCCTACCTGTCAGCCATGCGAGTCTACAATGTATCAACCGCTCAGGGAATAGCATTAACACTTACGTACTAAAACACAACTGTCAGAATCTCTGTCTTTTAACTCATTTCAGCGGAATTTACTGGTGCTTACCTCCTATATCCGCGCCGCGGGCATTCGGTTAGCTGTGCCCTTCAAAGTATTGTCCTGTCCTAGGTGGGTTTGTGGGGAGTCATACATCCTGAGATATCTTAGCATAAACCAAAGCGTCGTTAGACCGGTAATCATACTCGTCTTGTTTTTGCTTCAACGACTGTAATCACAGGGACCATCAAGCTTGGCTGATCCTCGAATCCGACATCAGGAATTATACCACCGCCATTCTCTCCAAGGGGCCTCAAAGGGGGCCTAGGTCGGAGGGGCCGGTTTCCTCCTATCGCTGAGTTTGGCGAAAGGAAGGAAGACTCTGGTGCTCTGTCGACCTTCAAGTCTTTGATGTGCTCGCGGCTGGCGCCCGTGAACCAGTATGACTCGTCGGTTTTGCCTCGAGCCACGATATCATCAAGACGCTCCATGAGTTCTTGAGAGTATGCGCGAGAGCCGTTGGTGGACCTTGGGGGGGCTGAACTGCTGACGGGTGTGGCTGGAGGGTCCAGTTCCACGACGAGAAGTTTGGTCTTGACGATGGTGAGAAGCTCCTTCAGTGCAGTCTCTGCCTTGCATTCTGGATCGTAATACAGGGCTCTGATTGTCGCCTGGACATGGGGATGCACGAATGCCTCGTCTTTATCTTTGTCGACCTTGAACCAGTGGCTTCTATGCCTTCCCTCGTCGATGATCTGGCTGTTGAACCTTTCCAGATGATCGGTGCCATACAGCAGCCagatcatcatctccaaaatCACGCATCCGAATGACCACATGTCGTATCGTCGGGAACGGCCAAGCTCGGACTTCAAGGCCACCTCGGGAGGTTCGTAGCGGGTTGTCGTGTATTGAGTTGATGTGTTGTGTCGCAGTTGGGTAGCAATGTTGTGATGTTTTGCAAGTCCCATGTCGGAAATCTTGAGAATAGGAAAGCCGAACTGGCCGTCTCGAGGTGGTTGGCCGACCACACACAGGATG is a window from the Podospora pseudocomata strain CBS 415.72m chromosome 6, whole genome shotgun sequence genome containing:
- a CDS encoding hypothetical protein (EggNog:ENOG503NUT1; COG:C); its protein translation is MAPNSNHIQIGFPSLPAPASTTHFAFLTEWLNDCDENHRGCDPVKKYPPPTRLIDLGSPDAPVVRLIQTTTTETVKYIALSHPWGQGHSFCTFPHNLAQHKAAIPVRSPNFPDTFRDAIAATRALGVRYLWIDSICIIQGPDGDFEKEAKRMEDVFSAAYCVIAASSARGQRDGFLRTRKERQFLQLRGESSSSLYVCRFIDNFAEHVLNGPLSKRGWVLQERALARRTIYFTDWQTYWECGCGVRCETLTKIDNKLVSFLGDPSFPSKLSSFDRGERIRFYEDLYRQYSRLNFTRFTDRPVAIAGLEQRMINNLKAKGGYGIFHDGGSLLSRSLLWRRGAEASTLNRVDFSKAKQKEGKSLPSWSWMAYDGAIDYLDLPLGGVDWRNDAVLDPFSSPGSGRNDPSDKTAVLKAMARPFVFEPVGEPGESVDVILDAGNAQGVTGWEGWKAVVVGTRRIAKGEIVPVEHRTHYLLIITALTEGDGHETIYQRIGVGYMPGGFLGEEGVQRVTVG